In Anaerolineae bacterium, a single window of DNA contains:
- a CDS encoding putative NagD-like phosphatase produces the protein MSQKSLASIRCFLLDMDGTFYLGNRLLDGALHFMEVIRRQGRDFVFLTNNSSNRGSAYAQKISAMGFPISPEKVFTSGEATARFLLREYPNQRIYLVGTPALEEEFREFGLTLVEDKADLVVVGFDTTLTYQKLHRLCDYVRAGLPYIATHPDYNCPTENGYLPDIGAIIAFVKASTGREPDRIIGKPHRQIIDELAMKLHLPLQNLAMIGDRLYTDIALGQSAQITTILVLSGETKLEDVSASPFQPDFIFENLGKVAENLSLLETLT, from the coding sequence ATGAGCCAGAAATCCCTTGCTTCCATTCGCTGCTTCCTCCTTGATATGGACGGCACGTTCTATTTGGGCAACCGCCTTTTGGATGGCGCTTTACATTTTATGGAAGTCATCCGACGGCAGGGACGCGATTTCGTCTTCCTGACCAATAACTCTTCGAATCGCGGTTCTGCCTATGCGCAAAAAATCTCAGCGATGGGTTTCCCGATCTCTCCTGAAAAAGTGTTCACTTCTGGCGAAGCTACGGCGCGCTTTCTGTTGCGTGAGTACCCCAACCAGCGTATTTATCTGGTCGGTACACCAGCTTTAGAAGAAGAGTTTCGCGAGTTTGGACTGACCCTGGTAGAAGATAAGGCCGACCTCGTTGTGGTCGGCTTCGATACTACCCTGACCTATCAGAAGCTTCACCGCCTGTGCGACTATGTGCGTGCCGGCCTGCCCTATATTGCCACCCACCCGGACTATAACTGTCCGACTGAAAATGGTTACCTGCCGGATATCGGCGCCATCATCGCCTTTGTCAAGGCCTCCACCGGGCGTGAACCAGATCGCATTATCGGGAAACCCCATCGTCAGATTATCGATGAATTGGCGATGAAACTCCATCTGCCGTTGCAAAATCTGGCGATGATTGGCGACCGCCTGTACACCGACATCGCTTTAGGACAGTCAGCCCAGATCACCACCATCCTGGTGCTCAGTGGTGAAACCAAACTCGAGGATGTGAGTGCTTCACCTTTCCAACCCGATTTCATCTTCGAAAACCTCGGTAAAGTTGCCGAAAACCTGTCGCTTCTTGAAACCCTGACCTAA